GGAAATACTTTTATCAAAATGATGCTCCGATAGGAAGATGGCAGTATTTTCATGAAAATGGGAAGATTGAACATGAAGAAAAATATCTCGATGGAAAACTGGATGGGGAAGTAAATTATTATGATTCGACTGGATCAATGATTCAAACTAAAATATACAACAAAGGTGACCTTGAAAAAACCGTTAAAATCAAGGAACCAGTAATCTTGGAAGATGAAATATTACTAGTTTCTGAAAATGCTCCCCACTTTATTGGGAATTGTAAAAAAAGGCTTGGTTCAGAGGAATTTCAAGAATGTAATCAAAGAGAATTGTACAGGTTTTTGGGTGAAAATATTAAATACCCCGCTCTTGCACAAAAACTAAATGTATCCGGAAGGATATTTATAAGATTTGTGGTTGAAAAAGATGGTGCGATAGGAGAAATAAAATTATTGACCCCATTATGTGAGAGCCTGGAACAGGAAGCAACCAGAGTCATCAAATTGATGCCAAAGTGGGAACCAGGCTATCAAGACGGAAAACCTGTAAGGGTGTATTACAATATGCCAATCATTTACAAATTGGATTAGAAAAAGCCAGAATACTTTAATCCTGGCTTTATTAAAATCTACTTAACCCTCTCAAAACTTCCCCTTCAGATACTTCAAAGCCATACCATAGGCAACTTCGGCGTTTTCTTTGTCGTATTTTGGGTTGCTGGGGTTGGCAAAACCGTGTACTCCCGGGAATATTTTGTACTCCAGGCCTTTACCGGCAGCTTTCATGTTTTCGGCAAATTTCTCGATAACTTCTTTTGAGATGCGGGTTTCGGTAGCAAACAGCCCCAAAACATCGGAATTCAGCTTTTTCAATTCATCGATTTTGTCTACCGGCATTCCATAATAAATCACGGAGCCAATGTTGTTTTTACCGCCAATTATCGCTGAACGCAATGACCACGAGCCCCCAAAACACCAGCCTACGCTGGCTACCTGTGCTTTTGCTCCGGCAAAATCATATCCTGCTTTTACGATATTTATCAGTCGCTCTTCTTTTGTTGAGGATATCAATTTTCCCGCTTCCTGCGGGTCTGAGGTTGATTTCCCGTCGTACATATCCAGTGCAAGTACGTTTACATTTTCGCCCAAATCTTTGTAAAACTTATCGGCTTCCCGACGAATATAGTCATTGAGTCCCCACCATTCCTGATATACAAAAAGCCATTTGTTGCTTTTCTTTTTAGCTTTTACCAAATAACCTTTGGCTTCCATTCCATCCGCTGCTGGCATAGTAATTTCGGCACCAATTCCTTCGAAAATAATTGAAACCGGAGCCGGATGTAAAGCCTGAAACTCAGGATCCATGGCCCATTGCCGCATATCGTTTAATGGTTCAGAATGACAAATAGCCATGCCGGCGTCTAATCGTGAGGTGGACACAGGGTTGATTTCCATTCCTGTAAACAAAGAAAAAATAAGAAGTAGAGGTAGAGCAAAATACAATTTAAGCATAAAATCAATCAATTAAGGTTTCAAATGATACGTAAATAAAACAAAAAAGGTCGCACAGTGTTTTGTACGACCTCCAATATTTTTCTGAAACTTATTTACCTTCTGGCTTTTTTCTTTTCAAAACAAGACTATCGGCTGGGTATTGGGCTTTCAAAGAATCCATATTTGCACGGGCCCATGTGATAATTTTCTCCCTTTGTTCGTCAGTAAGTTTGGCACCTGCATGCAAGCCCAAATAGGTATAAGACTCCAGTGGCATCCATTTATCCTCCTGAGATTCAATCACTTCTTCAAATTTATGATTCTGAACAGCTATAGGCCTTTTAGTAAATTCTGAAAAATTAAGGTGCTTCTTCCCATCAGTCACATGGTGGTCAAGAAACCACGCAACCGGCTGAATATTGGCGTACCATGGATAAGTGGTCTTGTTGCTATGACAGTCATTACAGGCCACCGATAGAATATCTTTTACTTCCTGAGAGGTATTGTATTTGGTATATACTCCAAATGAATTATCATCTGAGAGATTTCTTTCCGGCTTTATAAACTGAATCACTACCAAAATTACAAGGAGAGAAATAAGGATTTTTTTCATAATTGTTTTGATTTTTATGCCAAAATAAAAAATAAAATCGAGAAAAAGAATATTACATCGAATTACCGATACCCACTAAAACAATTGAGAACATCATTATGGCTATTCCGATTAAAAATATCCTGAAAGATCGGGCCGACACACCATTCCATTCTTTCAGCCAAAAACCCCAGAGATTAGCCGTAAGAATAATAGTGGCCATGTGCAGAATCCAGGATGAAGCTCCATTACCAAGCTTACTTTCACCCATACCATAAAAGAAAAACTGCAAAAACCACATGGTACCTGCAATACCTGAAAACAAAATATTGGAAGCGATAGGTGTCTTTGTATTTACATAATCACCAAAAGTTTTATTTTTAAAATTGAGGTACATACACCAAATGAAATTAGTGGTTAAACCTCCCCAAAGTAAAACAATGTATGTTACGTTATTTTGAAAAAGAGGATTGTTTCCGGCAGCCACTGCGGCATCGGCCAGAGGTTTTCCTGCTTCAATTCCAAAGTTGAAAAAAGAGCTCAAAACTCCTGAAATAATGGCAATTATGAGGCCTTTTGTAAGATTAAATTCTTTAACTGATTCTTGTTTTTGTTCGTGAGAAAGATCTTTCTCTTTAAGCATACCTGCCCAGCCTAATATCGCAATGCCGATGATACAAACGATTACACCCAATAATACTAATTGCCCGCCCGGTGTATTTAACATATCGGAAAATGTAGTTTTTCCATCTGTTGGAACAAAATCGTAATAAATGGAAGGAACCAAGGCACCGAAGGCCGAACAAAATCCTAAAACTATAGAATTTCCCAAAGACATTCCCAAATATCTCACTCCCAGCCCATATGTCAGACCTCCGATTCCCCATAAAAGACCCATTATGAAGGTAAATTTCTTAACAGAAGTGGCTGATTGTGAGATTATTTCTGAAAAATTATCAATGGTCAGATAAGCAGCCAAAGGCGGAACAATTAACCAGGAAAAAAGCCCTCCTACTATCCAAAAACTCTCCCAGGCCCAGCCTTTTACCTTTTTAAATGGCATATAAAAACTACCTGATGAAAACCCTCCAATGGAGTGGAAAATTATGCCTAATAATGCTTCCATATCTATAAAATATTGTATTTTTCTTTGATTATTTTGAAAAATACAAATATAGCACAAGTCATAATCATTAACTCTCCTTTACTCTCCTTGTTTAGGTTTGACCATTAAATTGAATTCTGATCAAAATCATAAAAAATTATTAAGTGGCATAAATTTTGCTTTAGTTATAGGAATAACAGCACCAAACAGTAGGATTATGAAAAAGTTTTATTTCATTATTCTTACGGGCTTCCTAATATTAAACATAAACAAATCCTGGGCTCAGATTGCTTTGTCAAAGAGTGTTGACCAAGTTACAGCTGATCCGGGTACTCCTTTCACTTACACCATCCAGATTAACTGCCCCGGGACAAGCGGGACATGTTCTAATGTGGTTGTTACCGATTTGCTTTCTTCCAATCTTGATTTTTTGGCGGCAAGCTCTCCGACCGGTAATGTACAATCAGTGAATTACAATTCAGGTTCACATGAGGTTACAATCACAATGAACCCGACTTTAAACGGGACAAGTGATGAAGTGCAAATTGTAGCGGCATTTAAAAACTACACTCCAAATGGAACAGTTGCAAATAATACTGCCCAGGGTACTGGAGGTATTTTTTCTAATACGGTCTCTACCACTTTGACCAACGGATTTGTGTATTCATGGGCCAATACTATTTATACTTTTAAAAATGCGATTCAAGAAGCATCTGAAGGAAATGGGGTTTTATACACCTTTGCTTGGGCAAATAGCAGTCAGACTTACAGTATAAATAACCTTGAATTTACTGAAGTAATTCCTGCAGAAATGAGACTTACCATATTTTCACCAGTGGGATTCAGGGATGCTAGTGGAATTTTTTATAATATATATTACAAAACTAACTTAAATTCATCATGGACCCTTGGAGCTGGTGGAAGTTATGATTTATCACAGGAATATTATCTTTCTCCTGATGACATTGGGGTACCGATTGGAGAATACGTAACAGAATTAAGGTTTAATTACCTCCAACCTATTCCCGGAGGCGGTCAATTTTTTCAATGGTTGCCAAACTTTCACGAAGGGAGAATTTTAGGATATATATTACCTGGTACACCAATTGGTTCTACAGTAAATAACTGTGTTGCCGCAAATGGTGTAATGAATTCAGCCCCTATAAATGTAAATTCGTGTGCAAACGTTGTAACCTCAAGTCCAACCCAGGCCTTTGTAGTTGAAAATGAGATAGAAAACCCAAAATCAGGTTATCTTGCAGGAGATACATTGACATTTAATCTTTTTGGAGGAATTTCTGAAGTAACCGGATTAGACCAAATAAATCCTACTGTTATAGGTCTTCTTCCTCCTGAACTTGATTACAT
The sequence above is a segment of the Cytophagaceae bacterium genome. Coding sequences within it:
- a CDS encoding dienelactone hydrolase family protein, which encodes MLKLYFALPLLLIFSLFTGMEINPVSTSRLDAGMAICHSEPLNDMRQWAMDPEFQALHPAPVSIIFEGIGAEITMPAADGMEAKGYLVKAKKKSNKWLFVYQEWWGLNDYIRREADKFYKDLGENVNVLALDMYDGKSTSDPQEAGKLISSTKEERLINIVKAGYDFAGAKAQVASVGWCFGGSWSLRSAIIGGKNNIGSVIYYGMPVDKIDELKKLNSDVLGLFATETRISKEVIEKFAENMKAAGKGLEYKIFPGVHGFANPSNPKYDKENAEVAYGMALKYLKGKF
- the rhaT gene encoding L-rhamnose/proton symporter RhaT — its product is MEALLGIIFHSIGGFSSGSFYMPFKKVKGWAWESFWIVGGLFSWLIVPPLAAYLTIDNFSEIISQSATSVKKFTFIMGLLWGIGGLTYGLGVRYLGMSLGNSIVLGFCSAFGALVPSIYYDFVPTDGKTTFSDMLNTPGGQLVLLGVIVCIIGIAILGWAGMLKEKDLSHEQKQESVKEFNLTKGLIIAIISGVLSSFFNFGIEAGKPLADAAVAAGNNPLFQNNVTYIVLLWGGLTTNFIWCMYLNFKNKTFGDYVNTKTPIASNILFSGIAGTMWFLQFFFYGMGESKLGNGASSWILHMATIILTANLWGFWLKEWNGVSARSFRIFLIGIAIMMFSIVLVGIGNSM
- a CDS encoding energy transducer TonB; translated protein: MKNLSYITFLFLFFIFNNCFGQYFGPFDQHNSEFNDFYEPFKSEDEKIINAWYHYMVTYSEKEKRYILRTFHPEKRLMLRETRFLDKKLKIRDGKELRLIYTNYDTEIGNYVNDKEDGKWVQIDTSGKIKAIYHFVNGKKEGIGYRFYSNKQTERKYFYQNDAPIGRWQYFHENGKIEHEEKYLDGKLDGEVNYYDSTGSMIQTKIYNKGDLEKTVKIKEPVILEDEILLVSENAPHFIGNCKKRLGSEEFQECNQRELYRFLGENIKYPALAQKLNVSGRIFIRFVVEKDGAIGEIKLLTPLCESLEQEATRVIKLMPKWEPGYQDGKPVRVYYNMPIIYKLD
- a CDS encoding heme-binding domain-containing protein, translated to MMKKILISLLVILVVIQFIKPERNLSDDNSFGVYTKYNTSQEVKDILSVACNDCHSNKTTYPWYANIQPVAWFLDHHVTDGKKHLNFSEFTKRPIAVQNHKFEEVIESQEDKWMPLESYTYLGLHAGAKLTDEQREKIITWARANMDSLKAQYPADSLVLKRKKPEGK